CGCAGAGAACGCAAAGCAAGCCAAGAATAATGAAAATAAGTTTTAACAATTGAAAACTTTTCTTTGCGTCCTTTGCGTCTTTGCGGTGAATTATTTAGTTAAGCCCTGATGGATATTCTCACCCAGCAGCTGATCAACGGCCTGGTACTCGGAAGCATCTATGCCTTGGTGGCGCTGGGTTACACCATGGTGTACGGCATCCTCGAACTCATCAACTTCGCGCATGGCGAGGTAACGATGTTCGGGGCGATGATATGTCTTGCCGTCATCGGCGCGCTGGCGGCTAATGGCGCTGAGACCAATGGACTTCTTATCGTAGCGCTCGGACTGCTGGCCGCCATTGCAGTTTGTATGGCCATAGGATTCCTGATTGAGCGCATCGCTTACCGCCCGCTGCGCCGCGCCCCCCGGCTGGCGGCCCTCATTACCGCCATCGGCATGTCGATCGTGCTGCAAAACGCGGCGATGCTGATCTGGGGCAAACAATACATCAGCTTCCCGCCGTTGCTTCCGCTGACGCGTTACGAAATCGGTGGCGCAGTCATCACCAACCTGCAGATTTTCATCATGATCCTTTCCTGCCTGCTGATGGCGGGTCTGTTGCTGCTCATCAAGCGGACGCGTCTGGGGCGCGCCATGCGTGCCACCGCCCAGGCGCAGGATATCGCCGGGCTCATGGGCATCAACGTCAATACCATCATCTCAGTCACGTTCGTGATCGGCGCGGCACTGGCGGCGGTCGCCGGCGTCATGGTCAGCGCCTATTATGGGCTGGCACATTACTTCATGGGCTTCACGCTCGGTCTCAAGGCCTTTACGGCGGCAGTGCTGGGCGGTATCGGCAATATCGCCGGTGCCATGCTGGGCGGTCTGTTGCTGGGCCTGATTGAAAGTTTTGGTGCGGGGTACATCGGGGCACTGACAGGAGGATTCCTCGGCAGCCATTATCAGGATGTCTTCGCCTTTTTTGTGCTGATTCTGGTGCTGGTCTTCCGTCCTTCCGGTTTGCTGGGTGAGCGTGTTGTGGAACGCGCCTGAATAAAAGAATATGAACCACGGGGGACACGGGGAAAAAGATGAAAGGAAAGATAGGATGCCCCTTTTTTCAGTGTTTTTCTCCCCGTGCTCCCCGTGGTTAAGTTTGTTTTTCGATTATTCATGATCAAACACTGGCAAAAATGGAAACACGACCGCCGAACGGCATGGATTGCCTATATCGCACTCGGCGTGGTGCTGCTGTTGCTGCCTTTCCTTACCGGAGGGACGCTCGGGCGTGGGTGGGTGCGTATCCTGGATTTCACGCTGTTATATATCATGCTCGCGCTGGGCCTCAATATTGTCGTGGGCTATGCCGGTCTGCTCGATCTCGGGTATATCGCGTTTTACGCCGTCGGCGCCTACGTTTACGCGTTGTTGGCCTCGCCTCATTTTGGATTGCATCTTCCCTTTTGGGCACTGTTGCCGATGGGCGCCGGGATAGCCGGCCTATTCGGAATACTGCTGGGAGCGCCGACCCTGCGCCTGCGCGGCGATTACCTGGCCATTGTGACGTTGGGTTTCGGTGAGATCATCCGGATTTTCCTGAACAACCTCAATGCACCCATCAATATCACGAACGGTCCACAAGGCGTCAATCTGATCGATCCGATAGCTTTTGGCGGTTTTTCATTCAGTCAGGCGCATACTTTTTTCGGGGTGAGCTTCCCCGGAATCTATGCTTATTACTACCTGTTTCTTGCGCTCGCACTTTTAATTATTTTTGTATCGCTGCGTCTGCAAAATTCCCGCATCGGCCGTGCCTGGGTGGCGATTCGTGAGGACGAAGTGGCTGCCGAGGCGATGGGCATCAACACGCGCAACATCAAGCTGCTGGCGTTTGCCATGGGCGCCTCATTTGCTGGCGTCAGCGGCGGTCTGTTTGCGGGTTTCCAGGGATTCATCAGTCCGGAAAGCTTCAACCTTTTCGAATCCATTATCGTTCTGTGCATGATCGTTCTGGGCGGCATGGGTAACATCGGTGGCGTCATCCTGGGCGCGGTTCTGCTGACCATATTCCCGGAAGCGCTGCGCTATATTGGGGACCTGCAAGATTACCTCTTCGGCCGTACGCTGGTGGACGCTGCCGACCTGCGCATGCTGATATTCGGCCTCGCGCTGGTTTTGATCATGATATTCCGTCCGGCCGGGCTCCTGCCGTCGGTACGTCGTCGTCAGGAATTTGGTTCCGACACCTCCGTGCTGGCGCAGGAACAGGCTTCGCTTTATGACACGCGGCGCTGAAATAAAACCTGAATTACATTCCGAGGCACTGCTCACGGTCAGTGGCGTCTCCAAGTATTTCGGTGGACTGGCGGCGCTGCTGGAGGTATCGCTGCATATCCGCGCCGGCGAAATTTACGGACTGATCGGACCGAATGGCGCCGGCAAGACAACTTTGTTCAATGTCCTGACCGGCCTGTACAAGGCCGACGCCGGAAGCATCAGTTTGCGTGGCGCCCGGATTTCCGGGCTTAAGCCAAATCAGGTGGTGATGCATGGTCTGGCGCGCACGTTTCAGAACATCCGCCTTTTTGCCAACATGACCGCGATTGAAAATGTGATGGTGGGACGGCATCTCCGTACGCACGCCGGTATTGTCGGTGCCGTCTGGCGGGATCGAACGACGCGCGCGGAGGAATCGGCGATTCTTGGGCGTGCTCGTGAATTGCTGGAATACGTCGGCATTATGAAACAGGCCTATTTACCGGCAAAACATCTTTCTTACGGCGACCAGCGAAGACTCGAAATTGCGCGCTCCCTGGCCACTGACCCGGTATTGCTGGCGCTCGATGAACCGGCTGCCGGCATGAATCCCAATGAAACCGCCAAACTTCAGAATCTTTTGCAGAAAATTCGTGACGATGGTGTGACCCTGCTGCTGATTGAGCATGACGTGAAACTCGTCATGGGCTTGTGCGACCGTATTGCCGTGCTCGATTATGGTAAAAAAATTGCCGAGGGTATTCCAGCCGATGTGAAATCCGACCCGCGCGTCATTGAGGCCTATCTTGGCGCGGGGGCGGTGTGAGCTCCCTTGAGACGCGTGGGCTGGAGGTTTCCTACGGTGGTATCCGGGCCGTCAAAGGTATCGATCTGATGGTGCGCCGCAACGAGCTTGTCTGCCTGATCGGTGCCAACGGCGCGGGCAAGACCACGACACTCAAAGCCTTGTGTGGAATGATTCCTTCCAGCCGTGGTGAAATTCTGTACGAAGATACTCCCATTACCGGCCGGCCTTCGTATGAGTTGGTGCGCCGCGGAATATCCATGGTGCCGGAAGGACGAGGCATATTTGGTCGATTAACGCTGGAGGAGAATCTGAAGATTGGCGCCTACACGCGTGACGATGCCGCTGCCATTCGCGCAGATATGGATCGTCTCTATGAGTTATTTCCTCGCTTGGCCGAGCGACGCACACAGCAGGCCGGGACGCTTTCCGGAGGAGAGCAACAAATGCTGGCCATCGGCCGTGCACTGATGTGTCGGCCAAAGCTGCTGTTACTGGATGAACCCAGCATGGGCTTGGCGCCCATGCTGGTGCAGAAAATATTCGAGACCATTCGACGAATCGCGGAAGAGGGCATGACGTTATTGTTGGTGGAGCAGAACGCCAAACTGGCGCTCGAGGTCAGCCATCGGGGTTATGTCATGGAAAGCGGGAATATCGTACTTTCGGATTCGGCGGAGGCACTGCTCAAGAATTCCAGAATACAGGAATGCTATCTCGGCGGTTGACCGGCCAGAATCAGATCTCCACGGAACGCACCAGAGCTGGAGTTGTCGCGGGCCCCAGACGCCGGACTATTTCATCTTCAAGACACTTCAGCTGCGCCGAGTCGGTAAGCGGCTGCCGCTCGTGACTGTTAATGAAGAAAATATCCTCGGCCCGTTCGCCGTAGGTCGCCACCTTGGCGGCCATCAGGTTCACCCGGCATTGTTTGAGTGCCAGCGCCACCTGATAGAGCAGTCCCTGACGGTCCTGCGCGGTCACTTCCATGATGGTGAGCTGGCCCTTCGGCGAAGGGCTGAACAGGACACGCGTTTCAATCGGAAAGTGCTTCAGTTGGCGTTGCAGGCCCGCTGATTGCATCTCCCGACCCGGTTGCGGATGCAGGAGCTGGTCATGCATTGCCTTTTGCAGTTGCGACAGCGCGCGGGTATCGCTCACCGGTTGTTCATTGTGGTCGAGTACCACAAAGGTATCGAGCGCGAAACCGTTGCGCAGCGTGTGAATACGCGCATCCATGATTGACAGGTTCAGACGGTCAAAGCCGGCTGTGATGACCGCAAACAGGTCGTCGCCATCCGGCGTGTAGATTAAAAACTCGCTGCCGCCGAGATCGGGCGTGTACCGCGTGGCCACAACCGGCAGGTCCCTGGCGGATGATTTGGCGATGATCTGGGCGTGCCAGGCGAGGCTGTCCACGTCGTAAGGAAGAAAATATTCCTCGTCCAGGTCCTGCCAGAAGCGGGTGATGGCGGTTTCCGATATTCCGGCCGGACGCAGTTTCTCCAGCGTGGATTTGCGCAGGTCGGCAATATGTTCTTCGACATCAATCGGCCGGGCGATGCCGCGCAGCAGGAGTCTTGTGGTGGCGCTGTAGAGTTGTGACAGCAGCCGGCCCTTCCAGGCATTCCAGACAGTTGGGCTGGTACCGCGCATGTCGGCGACTGTAAGAAGATACATGTTGTCCAGATGCTCCTGGTCGCCCATCATCTGCGCAAAGCGCATGACCACGTCGGGATCAGAGATGTCCTCGCGCTGAGCCGTGGCTGACATCTGCAGGTGATGTCGAACCAGCCAGCAAACGAAAAGTGTGTCGTAATCGCTCAGATTGTGCAGGCGACAGAAGGCCTCGGCCTCCTTTTCTCCCAGCTGGGAATGATCACCGCCGCGTCCTTTGGCGATGTCATGATACAGGCCGCCCAGATACAAGCGCTCGGGCTTGACCAGTTTCTGAATGAGTTCGCTGGCCAACGGAAATTCTTCGTGAAATTCCGGCAAGTTAAAACGGCGCAGATTGCGTACAACCATGAGCGAGTGTGCATCGACCGTGTATACATGGAAAAGGTCATGCTGCATTTGCCCCACGATACGTCCGAAGGCGGGGAGATAAGCACCCAGCACGCCGTAGGCGTTCATGCGTCGCAGCTCGTGCGTTATGCCTTGCGGCTGGCGCATGATCTCCATGAACAGACTGCGACAGGCGAGGTCCTTGCGGAACTTGTTGTCAATACG
This sequence is a window from Sulfuricaulis sp.. Protein-coding genes within it:
- a CDS encoding branched-chain amino acid ABC transporter permease, whose protein sequence is MDILTQQLINGLVLGSIYALVALGYTMVYGILELINFAHGEVTMFGAMICLAVIGALAANGAETNGLLIVALGLLAAIAVCMAIGFLIERIAYRPLRRAPRLAALITAIGMSIVLQNAAMLIWGKQYISFPPLLPLTRYEIGGAVITNLQIFIMILSCLLMAGLLLLIKRTRLGRAMRATAQAQDIAGLMGINVNTIISVTFVIGAALAAVAGVMVSAYYGLAHYFMGFTLGLKAFTAAVLGGIGNIAGAMLGGLLLGLIESFGAGYIGALTGGFLGSHYQDVFAFFVLILVLVFRPSGLLGERVVERA
- a CDS encoding high-affinity branched-chain amino acid ABC transporter permease LivM — its product is MIKHWQKWKHDRRTAWIAYIALGVVLLLLPFLTGGTLGRGWVRILDFTLLYIMLALGLNIVVGYAGLLDLGYIAFYAVGAYVYALLASPHFGLHLPFWALLPMGAGIAGLFGILLGAPTLRLRGDYLAIVTLGFGEIIRIFLNNLNAPINITNGPQGVNLIDPIAFGGFSFSQAHTFFGVSFPGIYAYYYLFLALALLIIFVSLRLQNSRIGRAWVAIREDEVAAEAMGINTRNIKLLAFAMGASFAGVSGGLFAGFQGFISPESFNLFESIIVLCMIVLGGMGNIGGVILGAVLLTIFPEALRYIGDLQDYLFGRTLVDAADLRMLIFGLALVLIMIFRPAGLLPSVRRRQEFGSDTSVLAQEQASLYDTRR
- a CDS encoding ABC transporter ATP-binding protein, with protein sequence MTRGAEIKPELHSEALLTVSGVSKYFGGLAALLEVSLHIRAGEIYGLIGPNGAGKTTLFNVLTGLYKADAGSISLRGARISGLKPNQVVMHGLARTFQNIRLFANMTAIENVMVGRHLRTHAGIVGAVWRDRTTRAEESAILGRARELLEYVGIMKQAYLPAKHLSYGDQRRLEIARSLATDPVLLALDEPAAGMNPNETAKLQNLLQKIRDDGVTLLLIEHDVKLVMGLCDRIAVLDYGKKIAEGIPADVKSDPRVIEAYLGAGAV
- a CDS encoding ABC transporter ATP-binding protein — encoded protein: MSSLETRGLEVSYGGIRAVKGIDLMVRRNELVCLIGANGAGKTTTLKALCGMIPSSRGEILYEDTPITGRPSYELVRRGISMVPEGRGIFGRLTLEENLKIGAYTRDDAAAIRADMDRLYELFPRLAERRTQQAGTLSGGEQQMLAIGRALMCRPKLLLLDEPSMGLAPMLVQKIFETIRRIAEEGMTLLLVEQNAKLALEVSHRGYVMESGNIVLSDSAEALLKNSRIQECYLGG
- a CDS encoding [protein-PII] uridylyltransferase, which translates into the protein MASARDSLFHSREFDQSLADSDKPLPLFRAALQAGRANLKKRFFENSGATLLVTAHAKFVDQLIMRAWKQHLTLLPTGFRVALVAVGGYGRGELHPVSDIDLMVLLDKEKPVKAKPFVEALIRFFWDMGLEVGHSVRTLKDCVREAKDDITVATNLMEARLLEGDEELFRKMRAVTHASKIWPSRKFFAAKHNEQILRHHHFHDTAYNLEPNIKDSPGGLRDIHMISWVTQRHFDTASLHDLVGRGFLNEEEYRTLIRGRNFLWHVRAGLHYLAGRREDRLLFDHQRELAKHFGYADRPGFLAVEQFMKRYYRTVKELTLLNEILLQHFEEVILARGRIKIRPINRRFQSHLGFLEVTHPRVFERAPFALIEMFLLMQQHPELKGVRADTIRMVRANLHRIDNKFRKDLACRSLFMEIMRQPQGITHELRRMNAYGVLGAYLPAFGRIVGQMQHDLFHVYTVDAHSLMVVRNLRRFNLPEFHEEFPLASELIQKLVKPERLYLGGLYHDIAKGRGGDHSQLGEKEAEAFCRLHNLSDYDTLFVCWLVRHHLQMSATAQREDISDPDVVMRFAQMMGDQEHLDNMYLLTVADMRGTSPTVWNAWKGRLLSQLYSATTRLLLRGIARPIDVEEHIADLRKSTLEKLRPAGISETAITRFWQDLDEEYFLPYDVDSLAWHAQIIAKSSARDLPVVATRYTPDLGGSEFLIYTPDGDDLFAVITAGFDRLNLSIMDARIHTLRNGFALDTFVVLDHNEQPVSDTRALSQLQKAMHDQLLHPQPGREMQSAGLQRQLKHFPIETRVLFSPSPKGQLTIMEVTAQDRQGLLYQVALALKQCRVNLMAAKVATYGERAEDIFFINSHERQPLTDSAQLKCLEDEIVRRLGPATTPALVRSVEI